The region AGGTCGCCGCGGAGGTCGGTAAGGAACTCGAGTCGATGCTCCGGAAATTCCTCGATTATCACATAGAGCGCCGGCTAAAGAGCCTGGAATTTATCAAGGAGATAGAGAGGGCGTAAAATTTTTCGCATCTGCAGTCCGGCGTGGAACTTGCGGGCAGTTGCCTCAGCTTCGCCGCAAATTTACATTGGGCATGTAAATTTGCTGTGGTAAAATTTCGATGGCCTCGTAACCCGGACTGAGGCATGCTGTTGACAGGTTTACTCGGCCTTGTTTCCCGCCTTCGGCGGGAAGATCGCCATAAGGTATCGAAATTTTACGACATTCGCTTCGGCAACCGCCCGTAAGTTCCCTGCCCGCCTGAAGCAGTCTCTTGCTGGCAGGCGGGACGCCGGCCGAGTTGCCGCAGGCTCCCGTTTTTCTCCATCACAAAGACCTAATATTTTCAATGTGCCCATCATAACATCGGCTTAGGTTTAGGCGTAAGATACGAAAAATTTTTCTATGAAATAGCAGAAAAATATTTTGTGCCACGAGGCAGCTACCGGCAGGTTGCTCTTGAGGCGTTAAATTTTGCCAAGGTAATAGCTACTACCCAAGATAATAGGCGCCATAGTTACCATAAGGGCTGTAATAACACTCTAAACCAATCCTTGCATAAACACTCTTGAAGGCAAAATTAGCCGAAGGAGCACCTGCCGGTAAAGCTGCTAAGAATCAACAGTCACAAAATATTTTCTAGCGCCCACGTTTTCTCTTGATTTTAACACAAGCATGTGTTAGGATATCGAAAATGAAGAGGAATTATATATAGTTATGCAGCAGAAATCTGATGTGATGGAAAAGATAGTATCTCTGTGTAAGCGGCGCGGGTTCATATTCCAGTCAAGCGAGATATACGGCGGCCTGGCGAGCACCTGGGATTACGGCCCGCTTGGCGCAGAGCTCAAGCGGAACCTGAAAGAGGCCTGGTGGCGCTCTAATGTATATGAGCGCGATGATATCGAAGGCCTGGACGCTTCTATCTTGATGCGTCCCGAGACCTGGATGGCCTCCGGCCACGTCAGCAGCTTCGAAGATACCCTCGTTGATTGTAAAAACTGCAAAAAGCGCTTTAAGGTAGAGCACGTTACTGGCAAGGTTTGTCCGGAGTGTGGGGGACAACTTACAGAAGCGCGGCAATTCAACCTGATGCTTAAGACCCACCTGGGTCCGATAGAAGACGAAGGCAGTCTCACCTACCTTAGGCCGGAAACAGCGCAGGGCATATTCGTGAACTTCCAGAACGTCGCTACCTCTATGCGCCGAAAGGTCCCGTTCGGCATAGCGCAGATTGGAAAATCATTCCGCAACGAAGTCACTACCGGCAACCTCACTTTTCGTTCCCGCGAATTCGAGCAGATGGAGATAGAATATTTTGTGAAACCCGGGACAGACGATGAGTGGTATGAAAAGTGGGTCGCCGAGAGGTTCGGCTGGTATTCGAAATTCGGCATTAAGAAAGAGAACCTCAGGAAGAGGGAACACGAAAAGACAGAGCTCGCTCATTACGCGAAAGCCTGCACAGACATAGAATACCAGTTCCCGTTCGGATGGTCTGAGTTGGAAGGCATCGCTAACCGTACCGATTTTGACTTGAAACAGCATATGCGGCTGAGCGGTAAGGATCTTCAATTTTTTGACGACGAGACCAAGGATAAATATTTGCCTTATGTCATAGAACCATCCGGCGGAGTAGACAGGTCGATATTGGCGTTCTTGACGGATTCATATAAAGAGGAAGAGGTAAAGGATGAAAAGAGGGTCAGTCTTACTCTCCACAAGTCGCTTGCGCCGATCAAAACCGCGGTCCTGCCGCTTTTAAGGAACAAGCCTGAGATAGTGGAGTTGGCTAGAGGTATAACGACAGACCTGAAGAAAAAGTTTAAAGCTATGTATGATGATACCGCCTCTATAGGAAGATTATATAGGAGGCAGGATGAAATAGGGACGCCATACTGCATCACTGTTGACGTTGATACCTTAAGCGATAAGAAGGTTACAGTCCGCGATAGAGATACGATGAAACAGGATAGGATAAGCGTGGCGAAAATAAAAGAATATCTGGAGGATAAATTTAATGAGTCGTAATGCGGTTATGGATAAAGAGCAGGATGGTAGTACAAATTTGAAAGGAGCGGCAGTAAAGATGGGCAGCAAAACAGGTAAATACGTATATTCATTCGGCGGAGGCAAAGCCGATGGCAACGAATCGATGAAGAACCTTCTGGGCGGCAAAGGGGCAAACCTGGCTGAGATGGCGGGGCATCCAAGCCTTCGTCTTCCGGTGCCACCCGGATTTACAATAACGACGGATGTGTGCACATATTATTACAAAAACAGCAAGGTCTATCCAAAAGAGCTTAAAGACCAGGTAAAGGACGCCGTATCAAAGGTCGAGAAACTTATGGGTAAGAGGTTCGGGGATCCGATAAATCCGCTTCTAGTTTCAGTCAGGTCTGGCGCGCGCCGTTCTATGCCCGGCATGATGGAGACGGTCCTGAACGTCGGATTGACCGAAAAGTCCATACAGGGGCTCATAAAACAGACCGGAAACGAGAGATTCGCTTACGATGCTTACAGGCGGCTCATTATGATGTACTCTGACGTTGTCATGGAGAAGGCCGCGGGCATTGAGCCTAAAGGCGGCAAAGGGATACGCAAGATCCTTGACGAGAAGCTTGATCAGGTTAAGCATTCAAAGGGTTATAAGTCGGACACCGACCTTACGGCGGCGGATCTTAAGGCATTGGTTGCAGAATTTAAGAAAACGGTAAACAATGTCCTTGGCAAACCGTTCCCTGACAGCGCCGAAGAGCAGCTTTGGGGCGGCATAGGGGCGGTCTTCTCGAGCTGGAACGGCAAACGCGCATTCGAGTATCGCCGTATTGAAAGGATACCCGATGAATGGGGGACGGCCGTTACTGTCCAGACGATGGTATTCGGGAATATGGGCGACGATTGCGCCACGGGAGTTGCCTTTAGCCGCAACCCCGGCAACGGCGAGAACCAGTTCTACGGTGAATATCTGGTCAATGCTCAGGGTGAGGATGTTGTGGCAGGTATACGCACGCCCGGGCCGATAAATGACTATTCAAAGAACGATCAGAGCAAGTCCATGCCGACACTTCAGAAGATCATGCCCGATATTTATAAAGAGCTCGACAGTATTAAGACGAGGCTTGAAAAGCACTATAAGAACATGCAGGATATAGAATTCACTATCGAAAAGGGGAAGTTATTCATGCTGCAATGCCGCGTCGGAAAGCGTAACGGTGTAGCGGCAGTGCGCATGGCAGTCGAAATGTATAAGGATAAATTTATAGATGCACAGACGGCTGTAATGCGCGTTGCGCCGAATCAGCTTGTCGAATTGCTGCTTCCCATGATCGATCCGAAGAAAGAGCTTGCCACTCCGCCGATAGCAAAAGGCCTGCCGGCTGGCCCCGGCGGCGCCATAGGACGCGCGGTATTTACGTCAAACGACGCGGTTGAGTGGGCTTCGAGAGGGGAGAAGGTCATCCTCGTGCGTGAAGAGACGTCGCCTGAAGACGTAGACGGTATGCATAAAGCGCAGGCGATCCTGACATGCAAGGGCGGCATGACTTCGCACGCGGCGCTTGTAGCGCGCGGATGGGGAAAATGCTGTATAGTAGGCTGCAGCGATCTCGAAGTCGGCGAGGACGGCAAGTCCTTTGAGACCAAGAAAGGCGTTGTGGTAAAAGAGGGCGATTGGATAAGCCTCAATGGGACAAAGGGAGTGGTTTATCAGGGTAAGTTGCCGCTTGTCGATGTGGATATCGATAATAACAGATCATATACGGAACTTATGAAGCTTGTCGATAAAGTCCGCGTTCTGAAGGTCCGCACCAATGCAGATACCCCGAAAGACGCTGCTCAGGCAATAAAGTTCGGCGCGGAGGGGATAGGCCTTTTCAGGACAGAGCACATGTTTTACGGAGAAGGCAGTGATAAGCCGCTGTTCCTTCTTCGCAAGATGATAATGTCGAAGACTGAGGCCGAACGGCGATCGGCGCTCGACGAACTTTTCCCGTTCGTCAAGAAGGATATAAAGGCAACGCTCGAAGCGATGGACGGGTTCCCTGTCACGATACGGCTTCTCGATCCTCCGCTCCACGAATTCGTGCCGCACAGCGAAGACAGGTTGAAGGCGCTGGCTGAGGAGC is a window of Candidatus Omnitrophota bacterium DNA encoding:
- a CDS encoding glycine--tRNA ligase, whose protein sequence is MQQKSDVMEKIVSLCKRRGFIFQSSEIYGGLASTWDYGPLGAELKRNLKEAWWRSNVYERDDIEGLDASILMRPETWMASGHVSSFEDTLVDCKNCKKRFKVEHVTGKVCPECGGQLTEARQFNLMLKTHLGPIEDEGSLTYLRPETAQGIFVNFQNVATSMRRKVPFGIAQIGKSFRNEVTTGNLTFRSREFEQMEIEYFVKPGTDDEWYEKWVAERFGWYSKFGIKKENLRKREHEKTELAHYAKACTDIEYQFPFGWSELEGIANRTDFDLKQHMRLSGKDLQFFDDETKDKYLPYVIEPSGGVDRSILAFLTDSYKEEEVKDEKRVSLTLHKSLAPIKTAVLPLLRNKPEIVELARGITTDLKKKFKAMYDDTASIGRLYRRQDEIGTPYCITVDVDTLSDKKVTVRDRDTMKQDRISVAKIKEYLEDKFNES
- the ppdK gene encoding pyruvate, phosphate dikinase — its product is MGSKTGKYVYSFGGGKADGNESMKNLLGGKGANLAEMAGHPSLRLPVPPGFTITTDVCTYYYKNSKVYPKELKDQVKDAVSKVEKLMGKRFGDPINPLLVSVRSGARRSMPGMMETVLNVGLTEKSIQGLIKQTGNERFAYDAYRRLIMMYSDVVMEKAAGIEPKGGKGIRKILDEKLDQVKHSKGYKSDTDLTAADLKALVAEFKKTVNNVLGKPFPDSAEEQLWGGIGAVFSSWNGKRAFEYRRIERIPDEWGTAVTVQTMVFGNMGDDCATGVAFSRNPGNGENQFYGEYLVNAQGEDVVAGIRTPGPINDYSKNDQSKSMPTLQKIMPDIYKELDSIKTRLEKHYKNMQDIEFTIEKGKLFMLQCRVGKRNGVAAVRMAVEMYKDKFIDAQTAVMRVAPNQLVELLLPMIDPKKELATPPIAKGLPAGPGGAIGRAVFTSNDAVEWASRGEKVILVREETSPEDVDGMHKAQAILTCKGGMTSHAALVARGWGKCCIVGCSDLEVGEDGKSFETKKGVVVKEGDWISLNGTKGVVYQGKLPLVDVDIDNNRSYTELMKLVDKVRVLKVRTNADTPKDAAQAIKFGAEGIGLFRTEHMFYGEGSDKPLFLLRKMIMSKTEAERRSALDELFPFVKKDIKATLEAMDGFPVTIRLLDPPLHEFVPHSEDRLKALAEELGVDMGELNKRAEGLRENNPMLGHRGVRLGITYPEITEMQVRAILEASAELIKAGKKVDPEIMIPVTCAKSELDNQKVIVDKVHKEVMMKFGLKKLPFMYGTMIEIPRAALQAGSMAQTAEFFSFGTNDLTQMTFGFSRDDIGGFLPDYLNSKILPADPFQTIDQDGVGELIKLGIERGRATRKVLKVGICGEHGGDPDSVKFCHRVGMNYVSCSPFRVPISRLAAAQAAVESKKK